In Prosthecochloris sp. GSB1, the following proteins share a genomic window:
- a CDS encoding DUF6584 family protein codes for MKIRSRTCISFLLFFFVLLPGCAATSEGTASRKVEADSLSAAADRLFVDGAFAAAKGDYESAVSKYREVLLSQSRNAAVHFALSRVFLVQSKQDSARYYSERAVYYNPGNRFYRKLLAGICFEMKDYRAAADQFEQLVAGEPSDIRTLFYLAHSYLAAGMNEQALNAFSRILSVDPADENALTQSLWLQFKLKRYTSAIATLEKLMTQGGENEKLLLTLGELYLRTGQPKKALDTFNRVIVADASYLPAWIAVLEVRADQGDREVFLGDLRRFYAGEDIAYEGKVEATRLFMLKARNDETYGALAEVMTGEFVKAFPGKADAYVVRGMSRLYRKEYGPAIEDFRKAVAIDPRNESARVELVSAWMTQGDYRQALESVRAAGKHLRESSLRLTVLEGYALFRSERSREAIQVLDRAASFDRDDNPEWQFIQARLTQAMAFDKLQEADKSMAAYEAVLELDSENALAQNNLAYLFAERGLHLQRAFELSSKAVEADPENPVFLDTLGWIYFRMGDYRKARDILRKALSGKPEEPEIHEHLAEVYRVLGDSAKAGRFMENARKIRREGALEKAVETQK; via the coding sequence ATGAAAATCAGAAGCAGAACCTGCATTTCTTTCCTGTTGTTCTTTTTCGTTTTACTTCCCGGTTGCGCAGCCACTTCGGAAGGGACAGCATCCAGGAAGGTCGAAGCGGATTCCCTTTCGGCGGCTGCCGACAGGCTCTTCGTCGACGGCGCGTTTGCCGCCGCGAAAGGAGATTACGAATCGGCCGTATCGAAATACCGGGAGGTATTGCTGTCGCAGTCCCGCAACGCCGCGGTGCACTTTGCTCTGTCAAGAGTTTTTCTCGTCCAATCGAAGCAGGATTCCGCCCGATACTATAGCGAAAGGGCCGTGTACTACAATCCAGGCAACCGTTTTTACAGAAAGTTGCTGGCCGGGATCTGCTTTGAAATGAAGGACTATCGAGCCGCGGCGGACCAGTTCGAACAGCTTGTCGCCGGAGAGCCGTCTGATATCAGGACGTTGTTTTATCTCGCTCACTCCTATCTTGCCGCGGGTATGAACGAGCAGGCCCTGAACGCGTTTTCACGCATTCTTTCTGTCGATCCCGCCGATGAAAACGCGCTGACCCAGTCTCTGTGGCTGCAGTTCAAGCTGAAACGCTACACGTCCGCGATCGCGACGCTCGAAAAGCTTATGACACAGGGCGGTGAAAACGAAAAGCTTCTGCTCACCCTCGGCGAACTCTATCTTCGGACCGGCCAGCCGAAAAAGGCTCTCGACACGTTCAACCGTGTCATCGTTGCCGATGCATCGTATCTTCCTGCATGGATAGCCGTTCTGGAGGTTCGGGCCGATCAGGGCGACAGGGAAGTCTTTCTGGGCGATCTCAGGCGGTTCTATGCAGGAGAGGACATTGCTTACGAGGGCAAGGTGGAAGCCACGAGACTGTTCATGCTGAAGGCGCGGAACGATGAGACCTATGGTGCTTTGGCAGAGGTGATGACCGGCGAGTTCGTTAAGGCGTTTCCGGGCAAGGCTGACGCTTACGTCGTCAGGGGGATGTCGAGGCTTTACCGCAAGGAGTACGGCCCTGCCATAGAGGATTTCCGCAAGGCGGTGGCGATCGATCCCCGAAACGAGTCAGCCCGGGTGGAGCTCGTTTCGGCCTGGATGACGCAAGGCGACTACCGCCAGGCGCTCGAAAGCGTGAGAGCCGCCGGGAAACATCTCCGTGAATCCTCGCTCAGGCTGACCGTTCTCGAGGGCTATGCGTTGTTTCGTTCGGAAAGAAGCCGTGAGGCTATCCAGGTGCTCGACCGCGCGGCTTCCTTCGATCGCGATGACAATCCTGAATGGCAGTTCATTCAGGCCAGGCTGACGCAGGCGATGGCTTTCGATAAATTGCAAGAGGCCGATAAAAGTATGGCGGCCTACGAAGCGGTGCTCGAACTCGATTCCGAAAACGCGCTTGCGCAGAACAATCTCGCCTATCTGTTCGCTGAAAGAGGCCTGCATCTCCAAAGGGCGTTCGAACTTTCCAGTAAAGCGGTAGAGGCTGATCCGGAGAACCCGGTTTTTCTCGATACGCTCGGATGGATATACTTCAGGATGGGCGATTATCGCAAAGCCCGCGATATTCTTCGCAAGGCCCTGTCGGGCAAACCGGAAGAGCCGGAGATACACGAGCATCTTGCGGAGGTATACCGAGTGCTCGGCGATTCGGCGAAAGCGGGACGATTCATGGAAAACGCGCGGAAAATCCGCCGGGAAGGGGCCCTGGAAAAGGCTGTTGAAACGCAGAAATAA
- the ruvB gene encoding Holliday junction branch migration DNA helicase RuvB has translation MREELINTPAGPAEEKFEEQIRPLCLDDFSGQPRLTENLLVFMKAARKRGEPLDHVLFSGPPGLGKTTLAHIIAAEMGGGIKVTSGPMLDKPGNLAGILTSLGRGDVLFIDEIHRLTPAVEEYLYSAMEDFRIDILLESGPAARAVQLKLEPFTLVGATTRAGMLTSPLRARFGISNRLDYYRTDILERIIVRTAMILGIEIDGRAASEIARRSRGTPRIANRLLKRARDFAQVADSGVITDSLAKTTLEALEIDGDGLDDMDKKIMQALLHKFDGGPVGVSSLAVSVGEDESTIEEVYEPYLIQTGFIARTPRGRVATKSAWLKFTGAYPSGKSDEGPLFSGQ, from the coding sequence GTGCGAGAAGAACTCATCAACACACCGGCCGGTCCGGCCGAGGAGAAATTCGAGGAACAGATACGCCCGCTCTGTCTCGACGATTTTTCCGGTCAGCCGCGCCTGACTGAAAACCTGCTCGTATTCATGAAAGCCGCCAGGAAGCGGGGAGAGCCTCTCGATCATGTGCTTTTTTCAGGCCCTCCCGGCCTCGGCAAAACCACGCTCGCCCACATCATAGCCGCCGAGATGGGCGGAGGCATCAAGGTTACCTCCGGTCCCATGCTCGACAAGCCGGGGAATCTTGCTGGAATCCTGACGAGCCTCGGCAGGGGAGACGTGCTTTTCATCGACGAAATCCACCGCCTCACTCCCGCTGTCGAAGAGTACCTCTACTCGGCGATGGAGGATTTCCGTATCGATATACTTCTTGAAAGCGGACCGGCCGCGAGGGCCGTGCAGCTCAAGCTTGAGCCCTTCACGCTTGTCGGCGCGACGACAAGGGCTGGAATGCTCACCTCGCCGTTGAGAGCCCGTTTCGGTATTTCCAATCGTCTCGATTACTATCGTACAGATATTCTCGAACGCATCATCGTGCGCACGGCCATGATTCTCGGTATCGAAATCGACGGCAGGGCGGCTTCCGAGATCGCCCGGCGCTCGAGAGGGACGCCCAGAATCGCGAATCGCCTATTGAAACGCGCCAGGGATTTCGCGCAGGTCGCCGATTCGGGCGTGATTACCGACAGCCTGGCCAAAACAACGCTCGAAGCCCTCGAGATCGATGGAGACGGGCTCGACGACATGGACAAGAAAATCATGCAGGCTCTCCTGCACAAGTTCGATGGCGGCCCCGTAGGGGTATCCTCCCTTGCCGTTTCGGTAGGCGAGGACGAAAGCACCATAGAGGAGGTGTACGAGCCCTATCTCATTCAGACCGGTTTTATCGCCAGGACTCCTCGGGGCCGTGTGGCCACGAAGAGCGCCTGGTTGAAATTCACCGGTGCGTATCCGTCAGGCAAGAGCGACGAAGGCCCGTTGTTCTCGGGACAGTGA